Proteins encoded together in one Variovorax paradoxus EPS window:
- a CDS encoding DUF192 domain-containing protein, which yields MRIVSLRSPQAQPFGPVRVAERGWDRTRGLLGRPRLAASEGLLIARCSSVHTVGMRYPIDVVFLDRSGQIVRIVERLKPMRMAWCPGAARVLELNAGQARHLALMPGLKLSGW from the coding sequence ATGCGCATCGTCTCCCTCCGCTCTCCCCAGGCCCAGCCCTTCGGTCCCGTGCGCGTGGCCGAGCGCGGCTGGGACCGCACGCGCGGGCTGCTCGGGCGGCCGCGGCTGGCCGCGAGCGAAGGCCTGCTCATCGCGCGATGCAGCTCGGTGCACACGGTGGGCATGCGCTATCCGATCGACGTCGTCTTCCTGGACCGCAGCGGCCAGATCGTTCGCATCGTCGAGCGCCTGAAGCCGATGCGCATGGCCTGGTGCCCCGGCGCGGCCAGGGTGCTCGAGCTGAACGCCGGCCAGGCACGCCACCTGGCGCTGATGCCGGGCCTCAAGTTGTCGGGTTGGTAG
- a CDS encoding type II secretion system F family protein has translation MKAAFLIASVLCGMGFIMLCGYLLMKRSPELAGKVMSKLQASGRRTLNLSEFQAQHAVAFASGHAFLVALCGAIGWLISGNPLGGLVAATVLYLLPARWFAWQRKKRRQQIESELPDALLFIASALRAGSALSVAVQVLVRDQQGPLGQEFGLVLKEQRLGVSFDDAIQKMSQRLGIPDFVLVVVALRVSKEVGGNLSEPLQVLAETLRRKAILEGRIQALTAQGRIQGLVMTLFPLLLMGVLYLMQPTMGLLFSTKIGWAVLFVIGVMLFLGYAMIRKIVAIDI, from the coding sequence ATGAAAGCGGCGTTTCTCATTGCATCGGTGCTCTGCGGCATGGGCTTCATCATGCTGTGCGGCTACCTGCTGATGAAGCGCTCGCCCGAGCTGGCCGGCAAGGTGATGTCGAAGCTGCAGGCGAGCGGCCGGCGCACGCTGAACCTCTCCGAATTCCAGGCGCAGCATGCGGTGGCGTTCGCCTCGGGCCATGCGTTCCTGGTGGCGCTCTGCGGGGCGATCGGCTGGCTCATTTCGGGCAATCCGCTCGGTGGCCTGGTGGCGGCGACGGTGCTGTACCTGCTGCCCGCGCGCTGGTTCGCATGGCAGCGAAAGAAGCGCAGGCAGCAGATCGAATCGGAACTGCCCGATGCGCTGCTCTTCATTGCCAGCGCGCTGCGCGCTGGCAGCGCTTTGTCGGTCGCGGTGCAGGTGCTGGTGCGCGACCAGCAGGGGCCGCTCGGCCAGGAGTTCGGCCTCGTCCTCAAGGAGCAGCGCCTGGGCGTGAGCTTCGACGATGCGATCCAGAAGATGTCGCAGCGCCTGGGCATTCCCGACTTCGTGCTGGTGGTGGTGGCGCTGCGCGTCTCCAAGGAAGTGGGCGGCAATCTGTCGGAGCCGCTGCAGGTGCTGGCCGAGACGCTGCGCAGGAAGGCCATTCTCGAAGGCCGCATCCAGGCGCTCACCGCGCAGGGCCGCATCCAGGGTCTGGTGATGACGCTCTTTCCGCTGCTGCTGATGGGCGTGCTCTACCTGATGCAGCCCACCATGGGATTGCTGTTCTCCACCAAGATCGGCTGGGCCGTGCTGTTCGTGATCGGCGTGATGCTGTTCCTGGGCTACGCGATGATCCGCAAGATCGTGGCCATCGACATCTGA
- a CDS encoding TadE family protein: MHRTLHSSRCSERHRHRRHQRGISMTETVIALPVLILFVMCVVQFGLIYRARLTLEYAAHEAARAGSLNNGMPLPFVFRIGSAAPGLGKLNSAALELTTNALTRGSVWQGLVKGMMPLNVADPSVGGMFKGWVATNKDLIDSACIEYLNPTQTTFIDWAFIENFGENRWILQIPNDTMRYRKPLPYEYKAKAMGSAAGINDPLPPDAELRGTTSNKTLGESSVLHLRVHYGYRLGIPVANKIILLALEGYKYVGEAWYRLLSTDGAAAPGTDFRLNQLDAYYIANGKIPLVAEGVVGMESPMYWHPFYSFGPTGDRSIESQWDPAWSANVGNNVLEAPGDLMTNVYAFVRNSSTEWATQLLARGVDALADKVGDGNSFCPALWGDAVREQLDKVPNPNQAGS; encoded by the coding sequence ATGCATCGCACCCTTCATTCATCGCGCTGCTCCGAGCGGCACAGGCATCGGCGGCATCAGCGCGGCATCTCGATGACCGAGACCGTGATCGCGCTGCCGGTGCTGATCCTGTTCGTGATGTGCGTGGTGCAGTTCGGCCTCATCTACCGCGCGCGGCTCACGCTCGAATATGCGGCGCACGAGGCGGCGCGCGCGGGTTCGCTCAACAACGGCATGCCGCTGCCCTTCGTCTTTCGCATCGGCAGCGCGGCGCCGGGGCTGGGCAAGCTCAACAGCGCGGCGCTGGAGCTCACCACCAACGCGCTCACCCGCGGCAGCGTGTGGCAGGGGCTGGTCAAGGGAATGATGCCGCTGAACGTGGCCGACCCGAGCGTCGGCGGCATGTTCAAGGGCTGGGTCGCCACCAACAAGGACCTGATCGATTCGGCCTGCATCGAATACCTGAACCCCACGCAGACCACCTTCATCGACTGGGCCTTCATCGAGAACTTCGGCGAGAACCGCTGGATCCTGCAGATCCCCAACGACACCATGCGCTACCGGAAGCCCCTGCCCTACGAATACAAGGCCAAGGCCATGGGCAGCGCCGCGGGCATCAACGACCCGCTGCCGCCCGATGCCGAGCTGCGCGGCACCACCTCGAACAAGACGCTGGGCGAATCGAGCGTGCTGCACCTGCGGGTGCACTACGGCTACCGGCTGGGCATTCCGGTGGCCAACAAGATCATCCTCCTGGCGCTGGAGGGCTACAAATACGTGGGCGAGGCCTGGTATCGGCTGTTGTCCACCGACGGTGCGGCGGCACCGGGCACCGACTTCCGCCTCAACCAGCTCGACGCCTACTACATCGCCAACGGCAAGATCCCGCTGGTGGCCGAGGGCGTGGTGGGCATGGAGTCGCCGATGTACTGGCACCCGTTCTATTCGTTCGGCCCGACGGGCGACCGCAGCATCGAGTCGCAGTGGGACCCGGCGTGGAGCGCCAACGTCGGCAACAACGTGCTGGAGGCGCCCGGTGACCTGATGACCAACGTCTACGCCTTCGTGCGCAACAGCAGCACCGAGTGGGCCACGCAGTTGCTGGCGCGCGGCGTCGACGCGCTGGCCGACAAGGTGGGCGACGGCAATTCCTTCTGTCCGGCGCTCTGGGGCGACGCGGTCAGGGAGCAGCTGGACAAGGTGCCCAACCCGAACCAGGCAGGGTCTTGA
- a CDS encoding type II secretion system F family protein: MRSLILLAIIFLCATVGVILLLYMISLIRKAKPSERTHMDPLPRMLRLVWPVVNILQFHVSEIAPTSMLVKRKRQLQLAGLEFVLKAEEFIAVQVVSLVVVAALGLWTAGLLGAMAGTKVWVTLMSCAMGWYYPVMWMRDRRKKREKNILRTLPGYLDMITLCCQAGLSLTGAIAQAVQKGPGGALGIEFDRMMREMRTGVSRMDALNAMAERLDNKHIKSLVSNLTQAESLGASLADTLSAISDQRRTERFQHAEKLAMEAPVKMIGPLVIFIFPVTFIIIFFPLVMQFLQTQR; encoded by the coding sequence ATGCGCTCGCTGATCCTCCTGGCCATCATCTTCCTGTGCGCGACCGTGGGCGTGATCCTGCTGCTCTACATGATCTCGCTGATCCGCAAGGCCAAGCCTTCGGAGCGGACCCACATGGACCCGCTGCCGCGCATGCTGCGGCTGGTGTGGCCGGTGGTGAACATCCTGCAGTTCCATGTGTCGGAGATCGCGCCTACCTCGATGCTCGTCAAGCGCAAGCGCCAGTTGCAGCTCGCGGGGCTGGAGTTCGTGCTGAAGGCCGAGGAGTTCATCGCGGTGCAGGTGGTGTCGCTGGTTGTCGTGGCCGCGCTCGGCCTCTGGACGGCGGGCCTCCTCGGCGCGATGGCGGGCACCAAGGTGTGGGTCACGCTGATGTCGTGCGCGATGGGCTGGTACTACCCCGTGATGTGGATGCGCGACCGTCGCAAGAAGCGCGAGAAGAACATCCTGCGCACGCTGCCAGGCTACCTGGACATGATCACGCTGTGCTGCCAGGCGGGCCTGAGCTTGACCGGCGCGATCGCGCAGGCGGTGCAGAAGGGGCCGGGCGGCGCACTGGGCATCGAGTTCGACCGCATGATGCGCGAGATGCGCACCGGCGTGAGCCGCATGGACGCGCTCAACGCCATGGCCGAGCGCCTGGACAACAAGCACATCAAGAGCCTGGTGTCGAACCTCACGCAGGCCGAGTCGCTCGGTGCGAGCCTGGCGGACACGCTCTCGGCAATCTCCGACCAGCGCCGCACCGAGCGCTTCCAGCACGCCGAGAAACTCGCGATGGAGGCGCCCGTGAAGATGATCGGCCCGCTGGTGATCTTCATCTTCCCGGTCACTTTCATCATCATCTTCTTTCCGCTGGTGATGCAGTTTCTCCAGACCCAACGCTAG
- a CDS encoding ATPase, T2SS/T4P/T4SS family yields the protein MHKVFVNSPQQAVREVALDIPEVQIGKDTASHIVLSGWNVAKLHAQFVVHDEEVFVQDHGSLFGTWVDGNRVTRFGPMKGGEEIIIGGHTLVVSLDVALRPASAGQQDAAEAAQLAETALAIEDPLLHWRRALHRTLLEQLDNRRIDTAQMKDEELRSNVRALISEIIRDSRELPADIDRTLLSQQLLDEAIGLGPLEVLLKDESVSEVMVNRFDEIWVERSGRLERTNVAFTSNIAVLGAIERIVTPLGRRIDESSPMVDARLKDGSRVNAIIPPLALRGPSVTIRKFPKNRMGHEGMIRTRSITPQMVEFMRIAVEEKLNIIVSGGTGTGKTTLLNMVSNFIPANERIVTIEDAAELSLGQPNLVSLESRPPNIEGKGAIAIRDLVRNSLRMRPDRIVVGECRGGEALDMLQAMNTGHDGSLTTLHSNSPRDAMSRLEVLVTMAGMNIPVAAIREQIASAVDLIVQLTRFPCGSRKVTQITEITGFADGMIQMQDVYVFRKTGVDAEFKTVGHFAAAGTVPDFFTRLQEHGLKLDLEFLFGAAEA from the coding sequence ATGCACAAGGTCTTCGTCAATTCGCCCCAGCAGGCCGTGCGCGAGGTCGCGCTCGACATCCCCGAGGTCCAGATCGGCAAGGACACGGCGAGCCACATCGTGCTGTCGGGCTGGAACGTCGCGAAGCTGCACGCCCAGTTCGTGGTGCACGACGAAGAGGTGTTCGTGCAGGACCACGGCAGCCTCTTCGGCACCTGGGTGGACGGCAACCGGGTGACGCGCTTCGGCCCGATGAAGGGCGGCGAGGAAATCATCATCGGCGGCCATACGCTGGTGGTGTCGCTCGACGTGGCGCTGCGGCCGGCCAGTGCCGGCCAGCAGGACGCGGCCGAGGCGGCACAGCTCGCCGAAACCGCGCTCGCCATCGAAGACCCGCTGCTGCACTGGCGCCGCGCGCTGCACCGCACGCTGCTGGAGCAGTTGGACAACCGCCGCATCGACACCGCGCAGATGAAAGACGAGGAGCTGCGCTCGAACGTGCGCGCGCTGATCAGCGAGATCATTCGCGACTCGCGCGAGCTGCCGGCCGACATCGACCGCACGCTGCTGAGCCAGCAGTTGCTGGACGAAGCCATCGGCCTCGGTCCGCTGGAGGTGCTGCTCAAGGACGAAAGCGTCTCCGAAGTGATGGTCAACCGCTTCGACGAGATCTGGGTCGAGCGCTCCGGGCGGCTGGAACGCACCAACGTCGCCTTCACCAGCAACATCGCGGTGCTGGGGGCCATCGAGCGCATCGTGACGCCTCTCGGCCGACGCATCGACGAGAGCTCGCCGATGGTGGATGCGCGCCTGAAAGACGGCTCGCGCGTGAACGCGATCATTCCGCCGCTCGCGCTGCGCGGGCCGAGCGTCACGATCCGGAAGTTTCCGAAGAACCGCATGGGCCACGAGGGCATGATCCGCACCCGCTCGATCACGCCGCAGATGGTGGAGTTCATGCGCATCGCGGTGGAGGAGAAGCTCAACATCATCGTCTCGGGCGGCACGGGCACCGGCAAGACGACGCTGCTGAACATGGTGTCGAACTTCATCCCGGCCAACGAACGCATCGTGACCATCGAGGATGCGGCCGAACTCTCGCTCGGGCAGCCCAACCTTGTGTCGCTCGAATCGCGGCCGCCCAACATCGAAGGCAAGGGCGCCATCGCGATCCGCGACCTGGTGCGCAACTCGCTGCGGATGCGGCCCGACCGCATCGTGGTGGGCGAGTGCCGCGGCGGCGAGGCGCTCGACATGCTTCAGGCCATGAACACCGGCCACGACGGCTCGCTCACCACGCTGCACAGCAACTCGCCGCGCGATGCGATGTCGCGGCTGGAAGTGCTGGTGACCATGGCCGGCATGAACATCCCCGTGGCGGCGATTCGCGAGCAGATTGCTTCGGCTGTCGATCTGATCGTGCAGCTCACGCGCTTTCCGTGCGGCAGCCGCAAGGTCACGCAGATCACCGAGATCACGGGCTTTGCCGACGGCATGATCCAGATGCAGGACGTGTACGTCTTCCGGAAGACCGGCGTGGACGCCGAGTTCAAGACGGTCGGGCATTTCGCGGCGGCCGGCACGGTGCCCGACTTCTTCACGCGCCTGCAGGAGCACGGCCTGAAGCTGGACCTCGAATTCCTGTTCGGCGCGGCCGAGGCATGA
- a CDS encoding fused MFS/spermidine synthase: protein MAETRRAGEGSGALAHCASTIFVSAFLLFLVQPLIARQILPWFGGSAAVWTLCLVFFQVVLLVGYFYADWLSRRPLRTQAIVHALLLLAACAMLPVIPDAAWKPTGQGDPATGVLAVLAATIGLPYLAVCTTGPLVQSWVARLHAGDAPRQAKVYRLFALSNLAALFALVVYPFVLEPVFALRAQAIAWSAGFGLFAVLAIVSVLAVARAKPSPVAAAIHAPAAVPASPLSWADQALWLMLSALGTVALLAVSAFITQDIASVPMLWIVPLALYLLSFVLCFDSDFWYRRWLFWPAVLVLAPVMGWYLNTPQRSLPIPAAIGLFCAGLFAICMVSNGELARARPGPARLTRFYLLLSLGGALGGIFAGVVAPHFFNGYWELPASLAAPGLILLWLVRGRQQWVWFGFALAVVVGFAAFLRMDAVAVSTNVFYASIAALACLAVLYTAWRARSWAAGAGLAGVLVSAIVAWLSIASVREADNRTMLRVRNFYGALRVEQFGIPGAPTASRRLMHGVISHGEQLQGAVQRRLPSTYYGPESGAGLALLTNRGASQRVGVIGLGVGTLAAFGRSGDTFRFYEINPRVTAAARSHFTYLADSAATVEIAQGDARLLMQQELEAHGSQRFDVIVVDAFSGDAIPMHLMTREAMALYRRHLLPTGVIAFHISNRHLALAPVVKRLAEDVGMQGVRIGFKPAPGNPTLEHASEYVLLTNDGRFLQDPVVRERGEAIDATGVATWTDDHSNLLAALQWTIKP, encoded by the coding sequence ATGGCGGAGACGAGAAGGGCGGGAGAAGGCTCCGGCGCGCTTGCCCACTGCGCATCGACGATCTTCGTCTCGGCGTTCCTGCTCTTCCTGGTGCAGCCGCTGATCGCGCGGCAGATCCTGCCCTGGTTCGGCGGCTCGGCCGCGGTGTGGACGCTGTGCCTGGTGTTCTTTCAGGTCGTGCTGCTCGTCGGGTATTTCTATGCCGACTGGCTTTCGCGCCGGCCGCTGCGCACGCAGGCCATCGTGCATGCGCTGTTGCTGCTTGCGGCCTGCGCGATGCTGCCGGTGATTCCCGATGCGGCGTGGAAGCCGACCGGCCAGGGCGACCCGGCGACGGGCGTGCTCGCCGTGCTGGCCGCCACCATCGGGCTGCCGTATCTTGCGGTGTGCACCACCGGGCCGCTGGTGCAGAGCTGGGTCGCGCGGCTGCATGCCGGCGATGCGCCGCGGCAGGCGAAGGTCTACCGGCTGTTCGCGTTGTCGAACCTCGCGGCGCTGTTCGCTCTTGTGGTTTATCCCTTCGTGCTGGAGCCGGTATTCGCGCTGCGTGCGCAGGCCATCGCATGGTCCGCTGGCTTCGGGCTGTTCGCGGTGCTGGCGATCGTGTCGGTGCTCGCGGTGGCGAGGGCGAAGCCGTCGCCGGTGGCGGCCGCCATCCACGCACCTGCCGCGGTGCCGGCATCGCCGCTTTCATGGGCGGACCAGGCCCTGTGGCTCATGCTCTCCGCACTCGGCACGGTGGCGCTGCTCGCGGTGTCGGCCTTCATCACGCAGGACATCGCCTCGGTGCCGATGCTGTGGATCGTGCCGCTCGCGCTCTACCTGCTGAGCTTCGTGCTGTGCTTCGACAGCGACTTCTGGTATCGGCGCTGGCTCTTCTGGCCCGCGGTGCTGGTGCTGGCGCCGGTGATGGGCTGGTACCTCAACACGCCGCAGCGCTCGCTGCCGATTCCCGCGGCCATCGGGCTCTTCTGCGCTGGGCTGTTCGCGATCTGCATGGTCTCGAACGGCGAACTCGCGCGGGCGCGGCCCGGCCCCGCTCGGCTTACGCGCTTCTACCTTTTGCTGTCGCTCGGCGGCGCGCTGGGCGGCATCTTCGCGGGCGTGGTCGCGCCGCATTTCTTCAACGGGTACTGGGAGCTGCCGGCGAGCCTGGCGGCACCGGGGTTGATCCTGCTGTGGCTGGTGCGCGGGCGCCAGCAGTGGGTGTGGTTCGGGTTCGCGCTCGCCGTGGTGGTGGGTTTTGCCGCGTTCCTGCGCATGGACGCGGTCGCGGTGTCGACGAATGTCTTCTACGCCTCGATCGCCGCGCTGGCCTGTTTGGCGGTGCTCTACACCGCATGGCGTGCGCGTTCATGGGCGGCGGGCGCGGGGCTGGCGGGTGTGCTGGTGTCGGCGATCGTGGCCTGGCTCTCGATCGCCAGCGTGCGCGAAGCCGACAACCGCACGATGCTGCGCGTGCGCAACTTCTACGGCGCGCTGCGCGTGGAGCAGTTCGGCATTCCGGGCGCGCCGACCGCGTCGCGCCGGCTGATGCACGGCGTCATCTCGCACGGCGAGCAATTGCAGGGCGCGGTGCAGCGGCGCCTGCCGAGCACCTACTACGGGCCGGAATCCGGAGCGGGGCTCGCGCTGCTCACGAACCGCGGTGCATCGCAGCGCGTGGGCGTGATCGGCCTGGGCGTGGGTACGCTCGCGGCCTTCGGGCGCAGCGGCGATACGTTCCGCTTCTACGAGATCAATCCGCGCGTGACGGCGGCGGCGCGCTCGCACTTCACCTACCTCGCCGACTCGGCCGCGACGGTCGAGATCGCACAGGGCGATGCGCGCCTTCTGATGCAGCAGGAGCTCGAGGCGCACGGCTCGCAGCGCTTCGACGTGATCGTGGTCGACGCCTTCTCGGGCGATGCGATTCCCATGCACCTGATGACGCGCGAGGCGATGGCGCTCTATCGCCGGCACCTGCTGCCCACGGGCGTGATCGCGTTCCACATCAGCAACCGGCACCTCGCCCTCGCGCCGGTGGTCAAGCGCCTGGCCGAAGACGTGGGCATGCAGGGGGTGCGCATCGGTTTCAAGCCTGCGCCCGGCAACCCGACGCTGGAGCACGCCTCGGAGTACGTGCTGCTGACGAACGACGGTCGCTTCCTGCAAGACCCGGTCGTCCGCGAGCGCGGCGAGGCCATCGATGCCACCGGCGTCGCGACGTGGACCGACGACCACAGCAACCTGTTGGCCGCGTTGCAATGGACGATCAAGCCCTGA